Proteins from a single region of Phyllobacterium sp. T1293:
- the frc gene encoding formyl-CoA transferase produces the protein MTKALEGVRILDFTHVQSGPTCTQLLAWFGADVIKVERPGVGDITRGQLRDVPDADSLYFTMLNHNKRSITLDTKNESGKTVLEELIRNCDVLVENFAPGALDRMGFTWERVQELNPAMIVASIKGFGPGPYQDCKVYENVAQCTGGAASTTGFRDGLPLVTGAQIGDSGTGLHLCLGIVTALFQRTKTGRGQKVSAAMQDGVLNLCRVKLRDQQRLAHGPLNEYSQFGEGIEFGESVPRAGNDSGGGQPGRILKCKGWETDPNAYIYFITQAPVWEAICDVIGEPEWKTHPDYAKPGARLPRLNAIFARIEEWTMTKDKFEVMALLNDRDIPCGPILSMKEIAEDQSLRATGTIVEVEHPVRGNYLSVGNPIKLSDSPTDVTRSPLLGEHTEEILRDVLKFDNRFIDDLQKSGALGDPQKIAAE, from the coding sequence ATGACAAAAGCTTTGGAGGGTGTTCGCATCCTAGACTTCACCCACGTCCAGTCTGGACCAACATGCACACAGCTTCTTGCCTGGTTTGGTGCCGATGTCATCAAGGTCGAGCGTCCCGGCGTCGGGGATATTACCCGCGGCCAGCTTCGCGATGTTCCCGATGCTGACAGCCTGTATTTCACCATGCTCAATCACAACAAGCGTTCGATTACACTTGATACGAAGAATGAAAGTGGCAAGACGGTTCTGGAAGAGCTGATCAGGAATTGCGATGTGCTGGTGGAAAACTTTGCTCCCGGCGCGCTTGATCGCATGGGTTTCACGTGGGAGCGCGTTCAGGAACTTAATCCGGCAATGATCGTCGCCTCGATCAAGGGCTTCGGTCCGGGACCCTATCAGGATTGCAAGGTGTACGAAAATGTTGCGCAATGTACCGGTGGTGCGGCTTCAACAACAGGCTTTCGCGATGGATTGCCCCTCGTGACCGGTGCTCAGATCGGCGATTCCGGCACAGGGCTGCATCTTTGTCTTGGCATCGTAACCGCGCTCTTCCAGCGCACAAAAACCGGACGTGGCCAGAAAGTCTCGGCGGCCATGCAGGATGGCGTGCTCAATCTGTGCCGGGTCAAATTGCGCGATCAGCAGCGCCTTGCCCATGGACCGCTGAATGAATACAGCCAGTTTGGCGAAGGTATTGAATTTGGCGAAAGCGTACCGCGCGCGGGTAATGATTCCGGTGGCGGCCAGCCGGGCCGTATCTTGAAATGCAAGGGCTGGGAGACTGATCCCAACGCCTATATCTACTTCATCACACAGGCACCCGTCTGGGAGGCGATCTGCGATGTGATCGGCGAGCCTGAGTGGAAAACCCATCCTGACTATGCCAAGCCCGGTGCCCGGCTGCCACGCCTCAATGCAATTTTTGCCCGCATCGAGGAATGGACCATGACGAAGGACAAGTTCGAGGTGATGGCCCTTCTCAATGATAGGGACATTCCCTGCGGCCCGATCCTTTCCATGAAGGAAATTGCCGAAGATCAATCGCTGCGTGCGACGGGTACGATCGTCGAGGTCGAACATCCGGTTCGGGGTAATTACCTGTCAGTCGGTAATCCGATCAAGCTTTCCGACAGTCCAACGGATGTTACCCGTTCGCCGCTTCTGGGTGAGCACACCGAGGAAATCCTGCGTGA
- a CDS encoding thiamine pyrophosphate-binding protein, producing the protein MTIVTKVEKATSTAEDTLKRKVRDGSVVSGGHLVAKALKNEGVDTIFTLCGGHIIDIYDGCIDEGIRIIDVRHEQVAAHAADGYARQTGKLGCVVTTAGPGCTNAVTGIATAFRSESPVLHIGGQGALSQHKMGSLQDLPHVDMMTPITKFAAGVSSTERIADMISMAARECFSGASGPSYLEIPRDVLDREIPIEKAVIPQPGRYRASTYSIGDPADIERLADVLVNAERPAILFGQQVFTSGSTDAAVELLRGLDIPGYFNGASRGTLPIGDPHHFDRTRGFAFSNADVIVVIGTPFDFRMGYGKRISKDLTLVQIDQDYRTVGKNRDINLGLVGHPGAILSAVLQAASGRIDKGKRQARQQWMKTLEEQEAIAYEKVLPLLKSDQSPIHPYRVAYELNEFLGEDTIYIGDGGDVVTISAQAVRPRNPGQWMDPGALGSLGVGTGFALGAKLAHPGKEVLCYYGDGAFSMTAFDMETCDRFHAPYLAVIGNNSSMNQIRYGQVAKYGEERGNVGNKLGDVEFSKFAHMLGNHGEEVRDASQIQPALQRAREAIAKTGRSAVVNIWVDPNEYAPGTKNQTMYK; encoded by the coding sequence ATGACTATCGTCACGAAAGTAGAGAAAGCCACATCAACGGCTGAAGATACATTAAAGCGGAAGGTGCGCGACGGGAGCGTGGTATCTGGTGGGCATCTGGTGGCGAAGGCGCTGAAGAACGAGGGTGTCGATACCATCTTTACGCTGTGCGGTGGCCACATCATCGATATCTATGATGGCTGCATCGACGAAGGCATCCGCATCATCGACGTGCGTCATGAGCAGGTCGCGGCCCATGCCGCCGATGGCTATGCCCGGCAGACAGGCAAACTTGGCTGCGTTGTTACAACAGCCGGTCCGGGCTGCACCAATGCGGTTACGGGTATTGCAACGGCGTTCCGTTCGGAAAGCCCCGTACTGCACATTGGCGGGCAGGGCGCTCTTAGCCAGCATAAAATGGGCTCGCTGCAGGATCTGCCTCATGTCGACATGATGACGCCCATTACCAAATTCGCTGCCGGTGTCTCGTCGACAGAACGCATTGCCGATATGATTTCCATGGCTGCGCGCGAATGTTTTTCCGGCGCATCCGGGCCGTCCTACCTCGAAATTCCCCGCGATGTACTGGACCGTGAAATCCCTATTGAGAAGGCTGTCATTCCGCAACCGGGCAGATACAGAGCCTCGACATATTCAATTGGCGATCCGGCTGATATTGAGAGATTGGCCGATGTGCTGGTAAATGCCGAACGTCCGGCCATCCTGTTCGGCCAGCAGGTATTCACATCGGGCAGCACCGACGCTGCGGTGGAACTGTTGCGCGGCCTTGATATTCCCGGATATTTCAACGGTGCTAGCCGCGGTACACTGCCAATCGGCGATCCTCACCACTTTGACCGCACGCGTGGCTTTGCTTTCAGCAACGCCGATGTGATTGTTGTCATCGGGACTCCATTCGATTTCCGCATGGGTTATGGCAAGCGGATCTCCAAAGATTTGACGCTGGTGCAGATTGATCAGGATTACCGCACTGTCGGTAAGAACCGCGACATCAATCTCGGTCTGGTCGGTCATCCCGGCGCTATTCTTTCGGCTGTTCTGCAGGCTGCCTCCGGTCGTATCGACAAGGGCAAACGTCAGGCACGTCAACAATGGATGAAGACGCTGGAGGAACAGGAAGCGATTGCCTATGAGAAAGTCCTGCCGCTTTTGAAATCGGATCAGAGCCCGATCCATCCTTACCGCGTAGCCTATGAGCTTAATGAGTTCCTTGGCGAAGACACGATCTACATCGGCGACGGCGGGGACGTGGTGACGATCTCAGCTCAGGCAGTACGTCCGCGCAATCCGGGTCAGTGGATGGATCCGGGCGCACTTGGCTCGCTGGGTGTAGGGACAGGCTTCGCGCTTGGTGCAAAGCTCGCCCATCCAGGCAAGGAAGTGCTTTGCTATTACGGCGACGGCGCCTTCTCGATGACGGCATTCGATATGGAAACCTGTGATCGTTTCCACGCTCCCTATCTTGCAGTTATCGGCAATAACTCTTCGATGAACCAGATCCGTTATGGTCAGGTTGCCAAATATGGCGAAGAGCGCGGCAATGTCGGCAACAAGCTTGGTGATGTCGAATTCTCCAAATTCGCGCATATGCTCGGCAACCACGGCGAGGAGGTTCGCGACGCCTCGCAGATTCAGCCTGCTCTCCAGCGGGCTCGTGAAGCCATTGCCAAGACCGGCCGGTCAGCTGTCGTCAATATCTGGGTTGATCCGAACGAATACGCGCCGGGAACCAAGAACCAGACAATGTACAAATAA
- the oxlT gene encoding oxalate/formate MFS antiporter, which yields MTQAVKEGFQSQPVSDGFRWGQLAVGVVCMVMIANLQYGWTFFVPEITKQFGWGRSEIQWAFTLFVLFETWLVPIEGWFVDKYGPKIVILFGGILCAIGWVINSYADTMFLFCIGQAVAGIGAGAVYGTCVGNALKWFPDRRGLASGITAAGFGAGSALTVWPIQATIANYGFQNAFLTFGLGQGIIIVLLSFFLFAPKPGQVPEATNKGPIIQSRRQYSPSEVLKHPIFWLMYVMFVAVGAGGLVVTANLAPMAKDYGVADIPMWLGIPALTLAATLDRLLNGVTRPFCGWVSDKIGRENTMFIAFGVEAIGIYLLYLYAGNPVMFVILSGLVFFAWGEIYSLFPSTCTDTFGSKYAATNAGLLYTAKGTAALLVPFGTALAANGNWNSVFIIGVVLNAGAALAALLILKPWRAGIIRKTQESALQPAQ from the coding sequence ATGACTCAAGCGGTGAAAGAGGGTTTCCAATCGCAACCGGTAAGCGATGGATTCAGATGGGGACAATTAGCGGTTGGCGTGGTCTGTATGGTCATGATTGCCAACCTCCAATATGGTTGGACATTCTTCGTTCCTGAAATCACGAAACAGTTCGGTTGGGGGCGGAGCGAAATTCAATGGGCATTTACACTCTTCGTTCTCTTCGAAACGTGGCTCGTTCCGATTGAGGGCTGGTTCGTTGACAAATACGGACCGAAAATCGTCATCCTTTTTGGCGGCATATTGTGCGCTATCGGCTGGGTTATCAATTCCTACGCAGACACAATGTTTCTGTTCTGCATCGGACAGGCTGTTGCCGGTATTGGTGCAGGCGCGGTTTACGGAACCTGCGTCGGTAATGCACTGAAGTGGTTTCCTGATCGGCGCGGGCTTGCCTCAGGTATCACAGCAGCCGGTTTTGGTGCGGGGTCGGCACTGACTGTCTGGCCGATTCAGGCGACGATCGCAAATTACGGCTTCCAAAACGCTTTTCTCACCTTCGGATTGGGACAAGGCATCATTATTGTTCTGCTTTCCTTCTTCCTTTTTGCACCAAAGCCCGGTCAGGTGCCAGAGGCAACCAACAAGGGTCCCATCATCCAGAGTCGGCGTCAGTATTCGCCTTCTGAAGTGCTGAAGCACCCGATTTTCTGGCTCATGTACGTCATGTTCGTCGCAGTGGGCGCCGGTGGCCTCGTTGTAACGGCAAACCTTGCACCTATGGCCAAGGACTACGGCGTTGCCGATATTCCCATGTGGTTGGGCATACCGGCTCTCACGCTGGCGGCTACACTGGACCGTCTGCTCAATGGCGTGACACGACCATTCTGCGGCTGGGTGTCGGATAAAATCGGACGCGAGAACACTATGTTCATCGCCTTCGGTGTGGAAGCAATCGGCATCTATCTGCTCTATCTCTACGCCGGTAATCCGGTGATGTTCGTCATTCTGAGTGGTCTGGTGTTCTTTGCCTGGGGCGAGATATACTCTCTCTTCCCATCAACATGTACCGATACGTTCGGCTCTAAGTACGCTGCAACCAATGCCGGTCTGCTTTACACAGCCAAAGGTACAGCAGCGCTACTCGTGCCTTTCGGTACAGCTCTGGCTGCCAATGGCAACTGGAACTCGGTGTTCATCATCGGCGTCGTCCTGAATGCCGGGGCAGCGCTGGCGGCCTTGCTCATACTCAAGCCATGGCGCGCCGGCATTATTCGCAAAACGCAGGAGAGCGCCCTGCAGCCTGCCCAATAG